Proteins encoded together in one Numida meleagris isolate 19003 breed g44 Domestic line chromosome 17, NumMel1.0, whole genome shotgun sequence window:
- the RNF222 gene encoding RING finger protein 222 — protein MAETSPSKEGAPAECPVCYEKFHPLEHTHRQLSCGHAFCHDCLVKCLLSTKLDGHIQSSIICPICRYVTFLSKKKALWLTNPRTLEMPLSPSSLSQLTKLESSNALVVPSHFVTPVQSLERCSPSGAQGELARGAHIFVISRHGMPLVDTDCSSLGRESQAETRSTVSSSSALGLQCCQSPIALAVLLILTVALLAAVLPWLLLVKRDS, from the coding sequence ATGGCTGAGACCTCACCCAGCAAGGAGGGGGCCCCAGCTGAGTGCCCCGTCTGCTACGAGAAGTTCCACCCCCTGGAGCACACACACCGCCAGCTCAGCTGCGGGCACGCCTTCTGCCACGACTGCCTGGTGAAGTGCCTGCTCTCCACCAAGCTGGATGGCCACATCCAGAGCAGCATCATCTGCCCCATCTGCCGCTACGTCACCTTCCTCAGCAAGAAGAAGGCGCTGTGGCTGACCAACCCGCGGACTCTGGAAATGCCCCTGTCACCTTCTTCCTTATCCCAGCTGACCAAACTGGAGAGCAGCAACGCCCTGGTGGTGCCCAGCCACTTTGTGACGCCGGTGCAGAGCTTGGAGCGGTGCAGCCCTTCGGGTGCGCAGGGAGAGCTGGCACGCGGAGCCCACATCTTCGTCATCAGCAGGCATGGGATGCCGCTGGTGGACACGGACTGCTCCTCCCTGGGGAGAGAAAGCCAGGCAGAGACGCGGAGCACTGTGtcctccagctcagccctggggctgcagtgctgccagtcGCCCATTGCGCTGGCCGTGCTGCTCATCCTCACTGTGGCCCTGCTGGCAGCCGTGctcccttggctgctgctggtcaAGAGAGACTCATAG